One region of Streptomyces leeuwenhoekii genomic DNA includes:
- a CDS encoding adenosine deaminase — protein MPLPKAELHLHIEGTLEPELAFELAARNGVPLPYADTGELREAYRFEDLQSFLNLYYELMAVLRTERDFEELADAYLARAAAQGVRHAEIFFDPQAHLSRGVAMGTVVEGLWRALGRSEDRHGVSTRLIMCFLRDESAESALETLEAAKPYLDRITGVGLDSAEVGHPPVKFREVYEAAAALGLRRVAHAGEEGPPEYITEALDVLGVERIDHGLRCMEDPALVERLVRDRVPLTLCPLSNVRLRTVDTLADHPLPAMLDAGLLCTVNSDDPAYFGGYAGDNFDAVRETLGLGEERLRELARNSFLASFLEDDEERRKRCLAEVEAYEFGA, from the coding sequence ATGCCCCTGCCCAAAGCTGAACTGCACCTGCACATCGAAGGCACGCTGGAGCCCGAGCTGGCCTTCGAGCTGGCCGCGCGCAACGGCGTGCCGCTGCCGTACGCCGACACCGGCGAGCTGCGCGAGGCGTACCGGTTCGAGGACCTCCAGTCCTTCCTGAACCTGTACTACGAGCTGATGGCCGTCCTGCGCACCGAGCGCGACTTCGAGGAGCTCGCCGACGCCTATCTCGCCCGCGCCGCCGCGCAGGGCGTGCGGCACGCGGAGATCTTCTTCGACCCGCAGGCCCACCTCTCCCGCGGCGTCGCCATGGGCACCGTCGTCGAGGGGCTGTGGCGGGCGCTGGGCCGCAGCGAGGACAGGCACGGCGTCTCCACCCGGCTGATCATGTGCTTCCTGCGCGACGAGTCCGCCGAGTCCGCCCTGGAGACCCTCGAGGCCGCCAAGCCGTATCTGGACCGGATCACCGGCGTGGGCCTGGACTCCGCCGAGGTCGGGCACCCGCCGGTGAAGTTCCGCGAGGTCTACGAGGCCGCCGCCGCGCTCGGCCTGCGCCGGGTCGCGCACGCCGGTGAGGAGGGCCCGCCGGAGTACATCACCGAGGCCCTGGACGTCCTCGGCGTCGAGCGGATCGACCACGGCCTGCGCTGCATGGAGGACCCGGCCCTGGTCGAGCGGCTGGTGCGCGACCGGGTCCCGCTGACGCTGTGCCCGCTGTCGAACGTCCGGCTGCGCACCGTCGACACCCTCGCCGACCACCCGCTGCCCGCCATGCTGGACGCCGGGCTGCTGTGCACGGTCAACTCCGACGACCCGGCCTACTTCGGCGGCTACGCGGGCGACAACTTCGACGCCGTGCGCGAGACGCTGGGCCTGGGCGAGGAGCGGTTGCGCGAACTCGCCCGCAACTCCTTCCTCGCCTCCTTCCTGGAGGACGACGAGGAGCGGCGCAAGCGGTGCCTCGCCGAGGTGGAGGCGTACGAGTTCGGCGCTTAG